The following proteins are encoded in a genomic region of Ignavibacteriota bacterium:
- a CDS encoding pyridoxal phosphate-dependent aminotransferase gives MKLRFPSDLSPNPLAALLAQKRAQGIGVLDLTESNPTLVGFHYPEDHITRALSSPAILRYEPHPRGAIETRMAVAEYFRTRGLAMDPDRIHLTASSSESYSFLFKLLTQPGDAVLAPSPSYPLVEHLAAMEAVETIPYPIRRADGDSWGIDLLALEHAWTPNCKAIVVINPNNPTGNYLQREESDSLVRFCAERDMAIISDEVFFFYPLTTTIPEIPHDAVSMLDATSSALAFTLGGLSKMLALPQLKLGWIASAGPTDLLETALERLDLIADTYLSVNTPVQQAARDLLHDVGGVQAQIRERCMKNLDTLTRASSRFITSRVSPPDAGWSAILHIDDDVDEEDLVLRLLSEYDVLVHPGFFFDFNCGSHIVLSLLPPPERFDEGLRRIEKFMTLARI, from the coding sequence ATGAAACTCAGATTCCCCTCTGATCTCTCCCCCAATCCGCTGGCAGCACTCCTTGCACAAAAACGCGCACAGGGTATTGGTGTATTGGATTTGACTGAATCGAATCCCACGCTTGTGGGCTTCCACTATCCTGAGGACCATATCACCCGCGCCCTCTCATCTCCTGCAATTCTGCGATATGAGCCCCACCCGCGGGGTGCAATTGAGACACGCATGGCGGTTGCGGAATATTTCCGCACTCGCGGATTGGCCATGGATCCAGACCGCATACATTTGACCGCAAGCAGCAGCGAATCCTATTCGTTTCTCTTCAAGCTTCTCACACAGCCAGGGGACGCGGTACTCGCGCCTTCGCCATCATACCCTCTCGTCGAGCACCTCGCCGCCATGGAGGCCGTCGAGACCATTCCTTATCCGATTCGCAGGGCTGACGGCGACTCCTGGGGCATTGATCTCCTTGCCCTCGAACATGCATGGACACCAAACTGCAAAGCGATTGTTGTCATCAATCCGAACAATCCTACCGGGAATTACCTGCAGCGGGAGGAATCGGATTCACTCGTCCGATTCTGTGCCGAGCGCGACATGGCGATAATATCGGATGAAGTATTCTTTTTCTACCCGTTGACGACAACAATCCCAGAAATACCGCACGACGCAGTATCCATGCTCGACGCAACGTCGTCCGCACTCGCATTCACCCTTGGCGGATTATCAAAGATGCTCGCGCTCCCGCAGCTAAAACTTGGCTGGATCGCGAGCGCAGGGCCTACCGATCTACTTGAGACCGCGCTTGAGCGACTCGACCTCATCGCGGACACGTACCTGTCAGTCAACACTCCGGTACAGCAGGCAGCTCGTGATTTGCTGCACGATGTTGGCGGAGTACAGGCACAAATCCGAGAGCGGTGCATGAAAAATCTGGATACCCTGACGCGTGCGAGTTCCCGGTTCATAACATCGCGCGTCTCGCCCCCGGATGCTGGATGGAGCGCCATTCTCCACATCGATGATGACGTTGATGAGGAGGATTTGGTGCTCCGACTTCTCTCGGAGTACGATGTTCTCGTCCATCCGGGTTTCTTCTTCGATTTTAACTGCGGAAGTCACATCGTCCTGAGCCTGCTTCCCCCGCCGGAACGATTTGATGAGGGACTTCGCAGAATCGAAAAGTTCATGACGCTCGCGCGTATATGA
- a CDS encoding DUF362 domain-containing protein has product MRRRTFLQLTGAGTVAAFLDLRQSAAGMWRSQGSWFRLHPFVEAHPEAVFIMKTAVTDKRNALEKLQAGHSFASRMFSLSDSGGIPVSHAIALKPNLTCTGGTGGSADGMGIRTDMPFLEGVLEGMRGVGLSMDNVFMREGNWLGDGYCPGERLVGDAEGVAGRSGVHLLDLPSGRKLHEVTFDTLAPEDVTWRDIPDGVVFRRIGFLHPFNHDESWILNISKFKTHSMGMTLCVKNLQGTVISPLVRFCEGLDATAKHASTVRSHFQGDLESRVQTRFASHLAAKLPRWDRPGRDAQGGFGMETWAQRTCDSHSAMGAGLHVIEGLYGRNGDGFNAGPGSGDMAEDFLTNMIIFGTDAFRVDVIGHWLGGHEPGNFGLFHIARERGLLSVLDPSRVPIYVWEGDDMRLTPLSELERTPLVCPYLTRDYNGGVEPRYHLVNEPFDYGPSSTDVPSEPGSTVLGQNYENPVRGSTIIEYRMRNAGRATIELFDSGGRRIDVITDGWRNVGTHMARWNSCQTPAGRYFYRFSTNGFSETKQLVVLR; this is encoded by the coding sequence ATGCGTCGCAGAACATTTCTTCAGCTCACTGGTGCTGGCACCGTTGCGGCATTCCTCGACTTGCGTCAGTCTGCCGCCGGAATGTGGCGGTCCCAGGGTTCGTGGTTCCGACTGCATCCATTTGTCGAGGCACACCCCGAGGCGGTGTTCATCATGAAGACTGCGGTGACCGACAAGCGGAATGCTCTTGAAAAGCTCCAGGCGGGACACTCGTTTGCGTCGCGTATGTTTTCACTCAGTGACTCAGGCGGCATTCCGGTCTCGCATGCGATTGCGCTGAAACCGAACCTCACCTGTACCGGTGGAACAGGTGGCAGCGCCGATGGTATGGGCATACGAACAGACATGCCGTTCCTGGAAGGGGTGCTCGAGGGAATGAGAGGCGTCGGATTGAGTATGGACAATGTGTTCATGCGAGAAGGTAATTGGCTGGGAGACGGGTATTGTCCAGGGGAACGGCTGGTCGGAGATGCGGAAGGTGTCGCCGGACGGAGTGGCGTACATTTGCTGGATCTGCCCTCCGGAAGAAAACTCCATGAGGTCACCTTCGATACTCTCGCACCCGAGGACGTGACATGGAGAGATATTCCTGATGGTGTTGTCTTCCGACGTATCGGATTCCTTCACCCCTTCAATCATGACGAATCATGGATTCTGAATATTTCGAAATTCAAAACCCACTCGATGGGTATGACGCTGTGTGTAAAAAATCTGCAAGGGACCGTAATAAGCCCACTCGTGCGGTTCTGCGAGGGACTTGACGCAACGGCCAAACATGCATCAACAGTTCGGAGTCATTTTCAAGGCGACTTGGAATCCCGTGTACAAACCCGCTTCGCCTCGCACCTCGCGGCAAAACTGCCACGCTGGGACAGACCTGGACGAGACGCGCAGGGGGGATTCGGCATGGAGACCTGGGCGCAGCGGACGTGCGATTCGCATAGTGCGATGGGTGCAGGTCTTCATGTGATCGAAGGATTGTACGGGCGTAACGGAGACGGCTTCAATGCTGGCCCTGGGAGCGGCGATATGGCCGAAGACTTCCTCACAAACATGATCATCTTCGGTACGGACGCCTTTCGTGTCGATGTGATAGGGCACTGGCTCGGCGGCCACGAACCTGGCAATTTCGGCCTATTTCATATCGCCCGTGAACGCGGTTTATTGTCGGTGCTCGATCCATCCCGAGTCCCGATCTATGTGTGGGAAGGGGATGATATGCGCCTGACGCCACTCTCGGAACTTGAGCGGACGCCGCTCGTATGTCCGTACCTTACACGAGACTACAATGGCGGGGTGGAACCGCGCTATCATCTTGTGAACGAACCTTTCGACTACGGGCCTTCCTCCACGGATGTACCGAGCGAACCGGGCTCGACTGTACTCGGACAGAATTACGAGAACCCTGTTCGCGGAAGCACCATCATCGAATATCGGATGCGGAATGCCGGCCGTGCCACCATCGAGTTATTTGATTCGGGCGGGCGCAGGATTGATGTCATCACCGATGGCTGGCGCAATGTCGGAACACACATGGCGCGATGGAACAGCTGTCAGACTCCCGCAGGCAGGTATTTTTACCGCTTCTCTACTAACGGCTTTTCCGAAACGAAACAGCTTGTAGTCCTTCGCTAG
- a CDS encoding T9SS type A sorting domain-containing protein, producing the protein MKHGFSVAIAIAALSCCASGVANAQLTVSFHSPGYTYNRNAFRYDPTPYPLTITVRNTGTVATQPVSVRIAFFAPFSLDSSENSSTIRPASPQVLAPGDSLRLTYKMIHPLSLTPFVQRVRFFVKRGATDSTQHNIDVMIPAAEPAELYAALSRDVSLIARTDSLGYEDNPFEVRLRLYNNGGTRADSVVARLLLPSGCVLDPATQSNPIILPQLQPVPIGDVRMDLVWTVRYTSATRVAQQDSIVAIVTGRTIAGGPLQTRHSRSFAADGLSPAYTITLDAPPALQFDTGTVYSPYPLPLRARITNTGFQDADLRQLRLFITGEGVVSRHDTVRSLHMLRPGESDTLEWELDVLRGRVARDLLFRAEVTDGDAESRSAETRVQVPGRDFGLVLTDIIVPDTVALRPDGTEYVNRSIDVRFKAWNTYWGNVQIVQTRVSPIGVGVFPAGPVLDMPNSFLMPDSVSPEYLATFRITGGASESSVSFDIAVISSLGDTARARRTVRIPALTPRVRLDHEGVDSLQIDTGTLTYTPNPFEQRFTFTNAGSTRVHLDSVAVKILGDGAARLGPPSLVYDGDLEPTQVFSRVWNGQVEKRTGARYVSMVATAFYEGRRTISDTARIFVPGFEPTLRIDIQAPTAVDYDSITIYRPTQITLVTIARNTGPIAFVLDSLRLFPGEPWGPVTTGAQRVGLMLQPGDSTRVVWPLEFLASLRSDTTNNVTRVEGYFDTARSAFSQHSIMIPGRPTELRIESIRIPAALTVRSDGSDYNENPLVTSFRVYNDAWVVRTLTSTKVELGGGSGLTPRTPLERIHSLKLSPFSSSMEMVDTFHVDHAQFARQVSFRIYATSTLNGNAYAQHMTSIPAIIPSGVDPASEDVFRLRAVYPNPASSQQPIQLELEASTQNMIRLDVYSALGVRVYQSNDIELTQGRSVMPVSLRQPGMYLLRISAGSRYITASILIVR; encoded by the coding sequence ATGAAGCACGGATTCTCAGTTGCCATTGCCATTGCAGCCCTCTCGTGCTGCGCCAGCGGTGTTGCAAACGCGCAGTTGACCGTATCGTTTCATTCACCGGGATACACATACAACAGGAACGCCTTTCGTTACGATCCCACACCGTACCCGCTTACGATAACGGTGCGTAACACCGGCACAGTCGCAACGCAGCCAGTATCTGTCCGCATTGCTTTTTTTGCACCATTTTCGCTCGACAGCAGCGAAAATTCATCAACGATACGCCCTGCAAGTCCGCAGGTCCTGGCCCCGGGTGATTCACTGCGTCTGACGTATAAAATGATTCACCCTCTATCGCTCACACCTTTCGTACAGAGGGTGCGTTTTTTTGTGAAGCGCGGTGCGACCGATTCAACACAGCACAATATTGATGTGATGATTCCCGCGGCCGAGCCTGCCGAGCTCTATGCCGCCTTATCGCGCGATGTCTCACTCATCGCGCGCACCGATTCACTTGGATACGAGGACAACCCTTTTGAGGTACGCCTGCGGCTCTACAACAACGGCGGGACGCGTGCCGACAGTGTGGTCGCCCGGTTGCTCCTACCGTCGGGCTGCGTCCTCGATCCTGCAACCCAATCAAACCCAATCATTCTTCCACAGCTCCAGCCAGTGCCGATTGGAGACGTCCGAATGGATCTCGTGTGGACAGTCCGTTATACATCGGCCACACGAGTTGCGCAACAGGATTCCATCGTCGCTATCGTCACGGGTCGCACAATTGCAGGTGGACCATTGCAGACGCGGCACAGTCGTAGTTTCGCGGCCGATGGCCTCTCTCCGGCCTACACGATTACACTTGATGCGCCGCCGGCTCTTCAGTTCGATACGGGGACCGTGTACTCCCCATACCCACTTCCACTTCGGGCACGCATCACTAACACGGGATTTCAAGATGCGGATCTGCGACAATTGCGGTTGTTTATAACGGGTGAAGGAGTTGTTTCTCGGCACGATACCGTGCGTAGTCTGCATATGCTTCGTCCAGGTGAATCGGACACGCTCGAATGGGAGCTTGACGTGCTTCGCGGGCGTGTCGCGCGTGATTTACTGTTCCGTGCGGAGGTGACTGATGGCGATGCCGAGTCACGCAGCGCTGAAACGCGAGTGCAGGTGCCCGGCAGGGATTTCGGACTCGTGCTCACGGACATCATCGTTCCAGACACGGTAGCATTACGTCCTGATGGGACCGAGTATGTGAACCGAAGCATAGATGTTCGATTCAAGGCCTGGAACACATACTGGGGCAACGTTCAAATCGTTCAGACGCGAGTGAGTCCCATCGGCGTGGGCGTGTTTCCAGCGGGCCCGGTTCTCGACATGCCGAATTCATTCCTAATGCCCGACTCCGTGTCGCCGGAGTATCTCGCCACATTTCGTATAACAGGTGGTGCTTCAGAGTCATCCGTCTCCTTCGACATCGCCGTCATATCCTCGTTGGGCGACACTGCTCGCGCTCGGCGCACGGTGCGCATCCCCGCGTTGACACCGCGTGTGCGTCTGGACCATGAAGGTGTCGATTCTCTGCAGATCGACACAGGAACTCTGACATACACCCCGAATCCATTCGAGCAGCGCTTCACTTTCACAAATGCTGGATCAACACGTGTACATCTCGATTCAGTCGCCGTGAAAATCCTAGGTGACGGGGCGGCTCGACTCGGGCCGCCTTCACTCGTCTATGATGGCGATCTTGAACCGACGCAGGTATTCTCGCGGGTGTGGAACGGGCAAGTTGAGAAACGCACCGGAGCACGCTACGTCTCGATGGTCGCGACGGCGTTTTATGAAGGAAGACGTACGATCAGTGACACCGCGCGAATCTTTGTGCCTGGATTCGAGCCAACGTTGCGCATCGATATCCAAGCGCCCACCGCGGTGGATTATGACAGCATTACCATCTACAGGCCCACACAAATCACACTCGTGACAATTGCGCGCAACACAGGCCCGATTGCGTTCGTTCTTGATTCACTGCGGCTCTTTCCTGGTGAGCCATGGGGACCTGTCACGACGGGCGCACAGCGTGTTGGTTTAATGCTTCAGCCGGGAGATAGCACGCGTGTAGTCTGGCCGCTCGAATTTCTCGCCTCGTTGCGGTCCGATACGACAAACAACGTGACACGTGTTGAAGGATATTTCGACACCGCTCGGAGTGCATTCTCACAGCACTCAATCATGATTCCGGGAAGACCCACCGAATTACGGATCGAGAGCATCCGGATTCCGGCGGCGTTGACGGTGCGGAGCGACGGGAGCGACTATAACGAGAACCCTCTCGTGACCTCATTTCGCGTGTATAATGACGCGTGGGTCGTACGGACACTTACTTCCACCAAGGTCGAACTCGGAGGCGGATCTGGTCTGACTCCGCGTACTCCTCTTGAGCGGATACATTCATTGAAACTGTCACCCTTCTCATCGTCGATGGAGATGGTTGATACGTTTCATGTTGACCATGCACAATTTGCGCGACAGGTCTCGTTTCGCATCTACGCAACGTCGACGCTGAACGGCAATGCTTACGCTCAACACATGACGAGTATCCCCGCCATCATACCATCCGGTGTCGACCCTGCGAGTGAGGATGTTTTCCGACTTCGTGCGGTATATCCGAATCCTGCATCATCACAACAACCCATACAGCTTGAGTTGGAAGCATCCACGCAGAACATGATTCGACTGGACGTGTATTCCGCGTTGGGCGTGCGGGTATATCAATCCAATGACATTGAGCTCACCCAAGGCCGATCAGTGATGCCGGTATCGCTCAGGCAGCCGGGGATGTATCTGTTGCGGATCAGTGCCGGATCGAGGTACATCACCGCCTCGATACTTATCGTTCGGTAA
- a CDS encoding peptidylprolyl isomerase: MVIMKTELGEMEIEMWPEIAPVTVANFTGLAAGTKEFTDPKTGQKTKRAFYDGLTFHRVIGDFMIQGGDPMGTGSGGPGYRFEDECFDKDGKLKAKVGYGTICMANAGPNTNGSQFFIVTKKDGCDWLDGKHTVFGKVVKGMEVAHAIEKKGNGVKMLTLTVK; encoded by the coding sequence ATGGTCATCATGAAAACCGAACTCGGCGAAATGGAAATTGAAATGTGGCCCGAGATCGCTCCGGTCACGGTTGCCAATTTCACGGGTCTCGCCGCAGGCACCAAAGAATTTACAGATCCCAAGACAGGCCAGAAAACCAAACGTGCGTTTTATGACGGATTGACCTTCCACCGGGTGATCGGAGATTTTATGATCCAGGGTGGTGACCCTATGGGAACTGGTTCCGGCGGACCCGGATATCGTTTTGAAGATGAATGTTTCGACAAGGACGGCAAGCTGAAAGCAAAAGTTGGATACGGAACTATCTGCATGGCCAATGCCGGCCCCAATACAAACGGTTCACAGTTTTTTATCGTCACCAAGAAGGATGGTTGTGATTGGCTTGACGGTAAACACACGGTGTTCGGGAAGGTTGTCAAAGGTATGGAAGTTGCTCACGCCATCGAGAAGAAGGGAAATGGCGTAAAGATGTTGACGCTGACCGTGAAATAA
- a CDS encoding MBL fold metallo-hydrolase, which translates to MNIIVLNSGSNGNAVYVESPASGAAVLLDCGISNRQIETRLKVHGRFTNSIRGVFITHEHGDHIRGVQSFSKHNRVPVYLTEQTYRNFWQRDGLKGFHFINPDGENSVAVEDISVRAFPKSHDAADPVFFLVEIGDKRFLYVTDLGASNERLDALIPTVDALMLESNYDSDMLWNGDYPEDLKERVDSELGHLSNEQAMTLLDTHAGGDLRLLIFAHISENNNTPEIVAREAEALLARKPGFTPRFELASRHTVSEVYTI; encoded by the coding sequence GTGAACATCATCGTCCTGAACAGCGGTAGTAACGGAAATGCGGTATACGTCGAATCGCCCGCAAGCGGCGCTGCGGTACTGCTGGATTGTGGAATATCGAACCGGCAAATTGAGACGCGGCTGAAAGTGCACGGACGATTCACAAATTCCATTCGGGGAGTATTCATCACACATGAACACGGGGACCACATTCGAGGCGTACAAAGTTTCTCGAAGCACAATCGAGTGCCCGTGTATCTGACAGAACAAACGTATCGGAATTTCTGGCAGCGTGACGGACTCAAGGGATTTCACTTCATCAATCCGGACGGAGAAAACTCCGTAGCCGTGGAAGACATCTCGGTACGCGCCTTTCCCAAATCACACGACGCGGCCGATCCTGTTTTCTTTCTTGTCGAAATTGGCGACAAACGTTTCCTGTACGTGACGGACCTCGGCGCAAGCAATGAGAGGCTCGACGCACTCATTCCGACGGTGGATGCACTCATGCTTGAGAGCAACTACGACTCCGACATGCTTTGGAACGGGGATTATCCTGAGGATCTGAAGGAGAGGGTCGATTCCGAGTTAGGGCATCTCTCCAACGAACAGGCCATGACCCTCCTTGATACGCATGCAGGGGGCGACCTCCGTTTGCTCATCTTTGCGCACATAAGCGAAAACAACAATACCCCCGAAATCGTCGCCCGCGAAGCCGAGGCGCTGCTTGCTCGCAAACCCGGTTTTACGCCGCGATTCGAACTCGCATCCCGACATACCGTCAGCGAGGTATACACGATATAA
- a CDS encoding S46 family peptidase, with protein sequence MRKLLSLPLLFILSALLSIGITADEGMYPLSEIGKLNLKAKGLKIDVKEIYNPEGVSLVQAICEVGMGGGGGTGEFVSADGLILTNHHIAFPAVAAASTPEKDYLKNGFTAFTREMEIPAKNYTCQITESYRDVTSDVMSVVKDGMQPSARATAIRAKMNEIARAEEGKQKNVSCEVAEMFPGRSYVLFTSRSILDVRLVYVPPLGVGNFGGENDNWMWPRHTGDFSFLRAYVAPDGSTAAYSQDNVPFTPKRHIKVATKGVKEGDFVMILGYPGRTYRHKTSHFLRLQESVQLPAVSRRFDWMISTMEQMGEGDRALQIKFADEIKSYANVTKNYKGKLQGMRRLALVSKKVEEERQLQAFIEADPNRREKYGTVISEIGRVYEQQQEYALQEFAFAMLGRNKIIGTAMALLTGAEAKDRKPEVVERAKAGLAARFDDMHLGAEEAFLARSILDVAALPRDQRFLQSISVPSEGSARERETAVLATVRDAMSRSAFAKKETMVGLADLTREALVAANDPVIALALEYRTAMEKIRERQRAREGELNRLEGALLDAKMLWRSTQFIPDANSTLRFTYGYVRGYAPADATRHSPLSTLRGIAEKQTGEEPFDAPVQLIDLYNTRSYDKSFEDKALGEVPVAMLYNMDTTGGNSGSPVLNAYGELVGVNFDRTFEATINDYQWSESYSRSIGADIRYILFVAKYIGKADFLLKELGVRY encoded by the coding sequence ATGCGCAAACTTTTATCTCTCCCTCTCCTTTTCATCCTGTCCGCCTTACTCAGTATCGGTATCACAGCCGACGAGGGCATGTATCCGCTCAGTGAAATCGGGAAGCTCAACCTGAAAGCCAAGGGTTTGAAGATCGATGTCAAGGAAATCTATAATCCCGAGGGTGTCAGTCTGGTTCAAGCGATCTGTGAAGTTGGTATGGGCGGCGGCGGGGGAACCGGTGAATTCGTGTCAGCAGACGGATTGATCCTGACCAACCACCATATCGCATTTCCCGCAGTGGCCGCAGCGAGCACGCCGGAGAAGGATTATCTGAAAAACGGGTTTACAGCCTTCACCCGCGAGATGGAGATTCCAGCAAAGAATTACACCTGCCAGATTACCGAATCGTACCGAGATGTGACGAGCGATGTAATGTCGGTGGTCAAGGATGGCATGCAGCCGTCTGCTCGGGCTACTGCCATCCGCGCAAAAATGAATGAAATTGCTCGGGCCGAAGAGGGCAAGCAGAAAAACGTGTCGTGTGAAGTCGCCGAGATGTTTCCAGGTCGCAGCTACGTGTTATTCACCTCGCGCTCCATTCTCGATGTACGGCTCGTGTATGTTCCACCTCTCGGTGTAGGAAATTTCGGAGGTGAAAATGATAATTGGATGTGGCCCCGCCATACGGGAGACTTTAGTTTTCTCCGTGCCTATGTGGCACCGGATGGATCCACCGCGGCCTATTCACAAGACAACGTCCCGTTTACTCCGAAACGTCATATCAAAGTCGCGACCAAGGGTGTGAAGGAAGGCGATTTTGTCATGATTCTTGGTTATCCGGGACGCACGTACCGGCATAAAACGTCACACTTCCTTCGCCTTCAGGAAAGCGTTCAGCTTCCAGCCGTCAGCCGACGTTTTGATTGGATGATTTCCACGATGGAGCAGATGGGAGAAGGCGACAGAGCTCTGCAGATCAAGTTCGCCGATGAGATAAAGAGCTATGCAAACGTGACAAAAAACTACAAGGGCAAGCTGCAAGGAATGCGCCGCCTTGCTCTCGTATCGAAAAAGGTGGAGGAGGAGAGACAGCTCCAGGCGTTTATAGAAGCCGATCCCAATCGCAGGGAAAAGTACGGGACGGTTATCTCCGAAATTGGCCGTGTGTACGAACAGCAGCAGGAGTATGCGTTGCAGGAGTTCGCATTCGCCATGCTTGGTCGCAACAAAATCATCGGCACCGCAATGGCCCTGCTCACAGGTGCAGAAGCGAAGGACCGTAAGCCCGAGGTCGTGGAGCGGGCAAAGGCCGGTCTTGCTGCACGCTTCGACGACATGCATCTCGGCGCCGAGGAGGCATTTCTTGCGCGTTCAATTCTGGACGTGGCGGCGCTGCCCCGTGATCAGCGCTTCCTTCAATCCATCTCTGTTCCATCCGAAGGTAGCGCGCGCGAGCGCGAGACTGCGGTGCTTGCCACAGTACGGGACGCTATGTCCCGCAGCGCCTTCGCAAAAAAGGAGACGATGGTCGGACTTGCGGACTTGACCCGGGAGGCGCTTGTCGCAGCCAACGATCCCGTGATCGCACTGGCGCTTGAATACAGGACGGCTATGGAAAAAATTCGTGAGAGGCAGCGCGCACGCGAAGGAGAACTGAATCGACTCGAAGGCGCACTGCTTGACGCCAAGATGCTCTGGCGTTCAACGCAGTTCATTCCCGACGCAAACAGCACTCTTCGATTTACCTACGGATACGTTCGTGGATACGCACCGGCCGATGCAACGAGGCACTCTCCTCTGAGCACGCTCCGGGGGATCGCAGAAAAACAGACCGGAGAAGAGCCGTTCGACGCCCCCGTTCAACTCATTGACCTTTACAACACGCGTTCATACGATAAGAGCTTCGAGGATAAAGCGCTCGGTGAGGTCCCCGTGGCCATGCTCTACAATATGGATACAACTGGAGGCAATTCTGGATCTCCTGTATTAAATGCGTACGGAGAACTTGTCGGAGTAAACTTCGATCGCACGTTTGAAGCTACCATTAACGACTATCAGTGGAGCGAGAGCTACAGCAGATCCATCGGAGCGGATATACGTTACATTCTGTTTGTGGCCAAGTACATCGGGAAGGCGGATTTTCTGCTGAAAGAATTGGGTGTCAGATATTAA